The region CCGGAGCCTCACCTAAACATCACCAAAAATGAAGTTCCAggccatcctcatcgccaccCTCTCGGCCACCGGCCTcgcctcccccgtccccgaGCCTCAAGCCAAGCCCAAGTTCGTCCAGGCTTACACCCTCCGTCTCTCCTCGTAAGTTTCTTCACTTGATGAGCCTCCTACCCACCCCTTAACACAATTAACTTCCGATAACGACCCATATCCCTCTCTTTCACgctcccccatcacccccagtATGCCACCCCCTTAGCTAACCCCCCCAGGCGCACCCCCTCTCTAGACGGAAAACCCCtaaccctctccaacacaaccctcggcatcttcccctcctccccctccacccccctcttctACCCCATCcgcaacccccaaaccaacctcctcgagctgcactccccccaaacctcctccgccctcgccctAGTAGGCACCCAcggcctcctctccctctccgccctcccgAACCCGGCCTCCGTCACCGTCCCCACCGGCACGACCCTCGACTGGCAAAACTTTGACCTCTCCGACGACGCCTCCGCCGGCTCCCTCACCTACGCAGGCAGCACCAAGGACGGCTCCTGGGTCGCCTTCCCCGTCGGAAAGGGTCAGGCGGGCGAGTGGGCCGTCAAGTGGAAGGAcgtcaccgccaccacgACCCAGAACTACATCCCCGTCAAGGTTGTCTacgaggttgtcgagggGTTCCACATTACTGCTT is a window of Podospora pseudopauciseta strain CBS 411.78 chromosome 1, whole genome shotgun sequence DNA encoding:
- a CDS encoding hypothetical protein (EggNog:ENOG503PH6A), with translation MKFQAILIATLSATGLASPVPEPQAKPKFVQAYTLRLSSRTPSLDGKPLTLSNTTLGIFPSSPSTPLFYPIRNPQTNLLELHSPQTSSALALVGTHGLLSLSALPNPASVTVPTGTTLDWQNFDLSDDASAGSLTYAGSTKDGSWVAFPVGKGQAGEWAVKWKDVTATTTQNYIPVKVVYEVVEGFHITA